One segment of Coffea arabica cultivar ET-39 chromosome 7c, Coffea Arabica ET-39 HiFi, whole genome shotgun sequence DNA contains the following:
- the LOC113699535 gene encoding blue-light photoreceptor PHR2-like — protein MEARIEHGMRPSEAMDNGDSDKDGNDQVESSTRSNRHPSDPSDAATLRSASIVWFRNDLRVHDNECLNSANNESMSVLPVYCFDPRDYGKSSSGFDKTGPFRATFLLESVADLRKTLQAKGSDLVVRIGKPEIVLVELAQAVGAEAVYAHREVSHDEVKAEDNIEAVLKEEGVEVKYFWGSTLYHIDDLPFKLTEMPTNYGGFKEKVQGLEVRKTIEALDQVKGLPAKGDVEPGEIPSLVDLGLNCKLTSWQNGKPAASASLVGGETEALQRLGRFATESHWRECLSNNCSRLSKCDNYTPVGPREVSKMLSKVLHWK, from the exons ATGGAGGCCAGAATTGAACACGGAATGCGACCATCAGAGGCAATGGACAATGGCGATTCTGACAAGGATGGCAACGATCAAGTGGAGTCATCAACAAGATCAA ATCGCCACCCTTCTGACCCCTCTGACGCCGCCACCCTCCGCAGTGCTTCAATCGTTTGGTTCCGCAACGACCTTCGGGTACACGACAATGAGTGCCTCAACTCTGCCAACAACGAGTCCATGTCAGTCTTGCCCGTCTACTGTTTCGACCCGAGGGACTACGGGAAATCTTCTTCTGGGTTCGATAAGACTGGCCCGTTTAGGGccactttcttgcttgaatccgTCGCCGACTTGAGAAAAACTCTGCAGGCTAAGGGGTCTGATCTTGTGGTGAGAATTGGGAAGCCAGAGATTGTACTGGTGGAGCTGGCGCAGGCCGTTGGGGCGGAAGCTGTGTATGCCCACAGGGAGGTATCGCATGACGAGGTGAAGGCGGAGGATAATATCGAGGCGGTGTTGAAAGAGGAAGGAGTGGAGGTTAAGTACTTTTGGGGAAGCACATTGTATCATATTGACGATTTGCCCTTTAAATTGACGGAAATGCCGACTAACTACGGCGGGTTTAAGGAGAAAGTGCAGGGACTGGAGGTTAGGAAGACAATAGAGGCCCTGGATCAGGTGAAAGGATTGCCTGCTAAGGGAGATGTGGAGCCTGGGGAGATTCCGTCCTTGGTTGATTTGGGTCTCA ATTGCAAACTTACCTCCTGGCAGAATGGAAAGCCAGCAGCAAGTGCCTCTCTTGTCGGAGGGGAGACAGAAGCGTTGCAGAGGCTTGGAAGATTTGCAACTGAATCGCATTGGCGGGAATGTCTTTCGAATAATTGCAGCAGATTAAGCAAGTGTGACAATTATACCCCTGTTGGTCCACGCGAAGTGAGTAAAATGTTGTCAAAAGTCCTACATTGGAAGTAA